The following coding sequences lie in one Calditrichota bacterium genomic window:
- a CDS encoding DUF47 family protein — protein sequence MLKFFTKTVALERKIDSYLDLAANSALHFKEGVIYYLNRRYDDFDQKFQIVNALEHQADDLRREIESELYQHTLIPESRGDVLALLETIDKVINRTKSTLLEFSVEQPEIPDEFVRDYTELTEKVVKCAEAIVMAMRAFFRDINAVRDHINKVIFYEEEADRIAERLKRKAFRTDLPLAKKFHLRYFALHIDSLADDSEDVADRLAIYTIKRSI from the coding sequence ATGCTGAAATTTTTTACAAAAACCGTCGCCTTGGAACGAAAAATTGATAGCTATCTCGATCTGGCAGCAAATAGCGCGCTGCACTTCAAAGAAGGTGTAATTTATTATTTAAACAGAAGATACGATGACTTTGATCAAAAGTTCCAAATCGTCAATGCTCTGGAACACCAGGCGGACGACCTCCGTCGAGAAATTGAATCCGAGCTATACCAACACACACTGATTCCGGAGTCACGCGGTGATGTACTGGCTCTATTGGAGACAATAGACAAAGTGATTAATCGAACAAAATCGACTTTGCTTGAATTCTCTGTAGAGCAACCGGAAATACCCGACGAGTTTGTTCGGGACTACACAGAACTGACGGAAAAAGTTGTGAAATGCGCGGAAGCGATCGTTATGGCGATGCGTGCATTTTTCCGCGACATCAATGCTGTCAGAGATCACATAAATAAAGTGATTTTTTACGAGGAAGAGGCAGACAGAATCGCCGAACGTCTGAAAAGAAAGGCTTTTCGCACAGACCTGCCGCTCGCTAAAAAATTTCACCTTCGCTACTTTGCTCTGCATATCGATAGTCTGGCGGACGATTCAGAAGATGTGGCAGACAGATTGGCCATTTACACAATTAAGCGATCAATTTAA
- a CDS encoding inorganic phosphate transporter: MLLFFLSSGLFLGWSLGANDASNVFGTAVATRMVKFKTAAYVCSIFVILGAVISGAGASHTLGKLGAINAVAGSFMVALAAALTVYWMTKLGLPVSTSQAIVGAIIGWNLFSGTLTDYNSLTKIVATWVVCPFLAAAFSIVLYKLAKLFLSKVKIHLLQMDFNTRVALLLVGAFGSYSLGANNIANVMGVFVPVTPFKSLDFFGLFQFSSAQQLFFLGGAAIAVGVFTYSHRVMSTVGNELVKLTPIAALVVVLSESLVLFLFASESLSNWLISHGLPSIPLVPVSSSQAVVGAVLGIGIARGGKGIKFRTLGNIALGWVTTPVAAALISFFALFFLQNVFNQNVYRPIQYQINQQVVDELNEKGFDTTGLEQLKNLKFENAVSFRKALRRKIHPDQKLAKALFYFAEIDHFRIDEKGVKKLDHKMFTPVQMEAIRNLVGKEFRYKWQLFKALSQQTDDFKKLPGKAANKKHNKILDEKLNYLCTTFRVAE; this comes from the coding sequence ATGTTACTTTTTTTTCTGTCGAGCGGTTTGTTCTTGGGCTGGTCATTGGGAGCAAATGACGCCTCGAATGTTTTCGGCACCGCTGTTGCCACGCGAATGGTAAAGTTCAAAACTGCCGCCTATGTTTGCAGCATTTTTGTCATTTTAGGTGCAGTCATCTCCGGCGCCGGCGCATCACACACATTGGGAAAATTGGGCGCAATCAACGCAGTTGCTGGCTCTTTCATGGTCGCACTGGCCGCCGCATTGACGGTTTACTGGATGACGAAATTGGGGCTTCCTGTTTCCACATCGCAGGCAATTGTTGGCGCAATTATCGGCTGGAATCTTTTCAGCGGAACTTTGACGGATTACAACTCTCTGACCAAAATAGTGGCGACCTGGGTTGTTTGCCCCTTTTTGGCTGCGGCATTTTCTATCGTCCTCTACAAGCTCGCTAAATTATTTTTGTCAAAAGTAAAAATTCATTTATTGCAAATGGACTTCAATACGCGCGTGGCACTGCTGTTGGTAGGCGCTTTTGGTTCCTATTCGCTGGGCGCCAACAACATCGCCAACGTCATGGGCGTGTTCGTGCCGGTGACGCCGTTCAAATCACTGGACTTTTTTGGTTTATTCCAATTTTCCAGCGCACAACAATTGTTCTTTCTGGGCGGCGCAGCTATTGCAGTGGGGGTGTTCACTTACTCGCACCGAGTGATGTCCACTGTCGGAAATGAATTAGTAAAATTGACGCCGATAGCCGCCCTCGTGGTTGTGCTTTCCGAGTCCCTGGTCCTGTTTCTTTTTGCCTCGGAAAGTCTTTCCAATTGGCTGATCTCTCACGGGCTGCCGAGCATTCCGCTGGTCCCCGTTTCCAGTTCCCAGGCAGTCGTCGGTGCCGTTTTGGGCATCGGCATCGCCAGAGGCGGGAAAGGAATCAAATTCAGAACGCTAGGAAATATTGCGCTTGGCTGGGTAACTACTCCAGTCGCAGCAGCGCTCATTAGCTTCTTTGCGCTGTTTTTTCTTCAAAATGTTTTCAACCAAAATGTGTATCGCCCCATCCAGTATCAAATTAATCAGCAAGTCGTGGATGAATTGAATGAAAAAGGATTTGACACAACCGGGCTGGAGCAATTGAAGAATCTGAAATTTGAAAATGCCGTTTCATTCAGAAAAGCATTGCGCAGAAAAATTCATCCCGACCAAAAATTAGCAAAGGCACTTTTCTACTTTGCTGAAATTGATCATTTTCGCATCGATGAAAAAGGCGTCAAAAAACTGGATCACAAAATGTTCACACCTGTGCAAATGGAAGCCATTCGCAATCTGGTGGGGAAAGAATTTCGTTACAAATGGCAGTTATTCAAGGCATTGAGCCAACAAACAGATGATTTCAAAAAGCTCCCGGGGAAAGCAGCAAACAAAAAACACAACAAAATATTGGATGAAAAACTGAACTATCTGTGTACCACATTTCGCGTGGCAGAATAG
- a CDS encoding redoxin domain-containing protein: MKRLFVVAVVLSLFLAFGCGKQEGRFVYSPEKPQQGQEIVVKYHPAGTNLEGAKSVEMLAYQFFGPEMPTVVSAAMKKDGGKWTASFTPADSAVLVAVNFRSGETVDNNDRQGYFIELYDDEGNVASGTKGSLAYIFYSGAYPLDIKTDRPKALSLLNEEFAAHPEMKDQLFSLYLDLIVRTDRENGKDKVKAILDSIEALPEISLKQKELLASWYNRVGEQEKSDKYYQEVVAADPTGTFAEMKKFREFRAMQDVNEKIAFYKKYVKDFPEGRYADYISSVILKDLAQQKQFDAAENFISSVVPKPTATMYNSLAWDMVQQEINLNSAAEIAKKGVELARKGLEAPVSEKPSYLTEADWRKQLKTPLGNVLDTYGFALYKLGNKQEALPIFKEAVETTDRSNGDVNQRYAQTLLETGNNETALNFLKELIPAGLGFPGIEDEFKKAYVAVKGSDEGADELLAKLQKEGKEKLFEELKKEMLDLPASDFTLVDMNGDSVSLKDLRGKIVITDFWATWCGPCKASFPAMQKAVDKFKDDPDVQFLFINTWERGENVKEHVAKFIKDHGYTFHVLFDLKNEVVSAFGVEGIPTKFIIDKKGKIRFKSVGFGGDEQKLVDELSSMIEMLK; encoded by the coding sequence ATGAAACGATTATTTGTTGTAGCAGTTGTGCTGTCGCTGTTTTTGGCTTTTGGTTGCGGTAAACAGGAGGGACGATTTGTGTATTCACCGGAAAAGCCGCAGCAAGGGCAGGAAATTGTTGTCAAATATCATCCGGCTGGCACGAATCTGGAAGGCGCCAAATCCGTTGAGATGCTGGCGTATCAGTTTTTCGGACCGGAAATGCCCACAGTAGTGAGCGCAGCAATGAAAAAAGACGGCGGAAAGTGGACAGCCTCTTTCACACCGGCGGATTCTGCGGTGTTAGTCGCAGTGAATTTTCGTTCCGGCGAAACTGTGGACAACAATGACCGTCAGGGGTATTTCATTGAATTGTACGACGACGAAGGAAACGTCGCTTCGGGTACAAAAGGCAGTTTAGCGTATATTTTTTACAGCGGTGCTTATCCGCTGGATATCAAAACGGACAGGCCAAAAGCGTTGAGCCTGCTGAATGAAGAATTTGCCGCGCATCCGGAAATGAAAGATCAGCTTTTTTCTTTGTATCTCGATCTCATTGTGCGCACGGATCGCGAGAATGGCAAAGACAAAGTGAAAGCGATTCTTGACAGCATTGAGGCGCTGCCTGAAATTTCTTTGAAACAAAAAGAGCTGCTGGCGAGCTGGTACAATCGCGTCGGCGAGCAGGAAAAGTCTGACAAATATTATCAGGAAGTTGTCGCGGCTGATCCCACTGGCACGTTCGCGGAGATGAAAAAATTCAGAGAGTTTCGCGCTATGCAGGATGTGAATGAGAAGATCGCTTTTTACAAAAAATATGTCAAAGATTTCCCGGAAGGGAGATACGCTGATTACATCTCCTCGGTCATCTTGAAAGACCTGGCGCAGCAGAAACAATTTGATGCCGCGGAAAATTTTATCAGTAGTGTTGTCCCCAAGCCGACGGCGACAATGTACAATTCATTGGCATGGGACATGGTGCAGCAAGAAATCAATTTAAATTCCGCCGCGGAAATAGCGAAAAAAGGAGTCGAACTGGCGCGCAAGGGTTTGGAAGCCCCTGTTTCGGAAAAACCGAGCTATTTGACTGAGGCTGATTGGCGCAAGCAACTCAAAACGCCGTTGGGAAATGTTTTGGATACCTACGGTTTTGCGCTTTACAAACTGGGTAACAAACAGGAAGCGCTGCCAATTTTTAAAGAAGCGGTGGAAACTACGGACAGAAGCAACGGCGATGTGAATCAACGTTACGCACAAACGCTTCTCGAGACCGGGAATAATGAAACGGCGCTAAATTTTCTGAAAGAACTCATTCCCGCCGGATTAGGATTTCCGGGAATCGAAGATGAATTCAAAAAAGCTTACGTTGCCGTGAAAGGTTCTGACGAAGGCGCTGACGAGTTGCTCGCGAAGCTGCAGAAAGAAGGTAAAGAGAAACTTTTCGAAGAATTAAAAAAAGAAATGCTTGATCTGCCGGCGTCGGATTTTACGCTCGTTGACATGAATGGCGATTCTGTTTCTTTGAAAGATTTGCGGGGAAAAATTGTCATCACTGATTTCTGGGCGACCTGGTGCGGACCTTGCAAGGCGTCCTTCCCGGCAATGCAAAAAGCAGTGGACAAATTCAAAGACGACCCTGACGTGCAATTTTTATTCATCAACACCTGGGAACGCGGCGAAAACGTCAAAGAGCACGTCGCCAAATTCATCAAAGATCACGGCTACACTTTTCACGTTCTGTTTGATTTGAAAAATGAAGTCGTTTCCGCCTTCGGTGTCGAGGGCATCCCGACGAAATTCATCATTGACAAAAAAGGAAAAATTCGCTTCAAGAGCGTCGGGTTCGGCGGCGACGAACAAAAGTTGGTCGATGAGTTGAGTTCGATGATTGAGATGTTGAAGTAA
- a CDS encoding DNA primase, giving the protein MSPKYSETIIEQVRNANDIVDVISQYLTLKKSGKRFVGLCPFHQDSAPSFSVDPEKQLFHCFGCKRGGSVFNFIMEIEKLTFPQSVKFLAEKAGISLNDSPQNLQLEKEKEALYFVNRWAANFFYQNLFSEAGKAGLDYIQSRGISPEMIKKFGLGYALPQWDGLIKKAQKDQVSLESLHKAGLIIKKDNGGYYDRFRGRFVIPILNLNKKVLGFGGRIINDDPQQPKYINSPETPIYRKGYVLFGLLQSRPEIQKLDQVIFVEGYTDLISLFQHGIQNVVATSGTALTSHQAKLIKRYTQNVVMLFDADSAGSAAAIRGAELFLDEDIDVSIVTLPPGLDPDNFIQTQGADQFHNLIHQAMSLTQFKINLLTKQYDRETNQGMSHIITELLSSVARIKDPVKQNLTIKEIAEYFALEERALFQKLEMMKRGRTTYRPTEVTPLEKKPEQQPQQKSRYELAEKNLLRLAFSDINWMRTIFDHLSLDDISDPLHRDFFSRLIDIYNSYEFVETNDIAALIADAKLAPLISEFLNEPLPPNTDQKKLIVDCVAMLRRKSYEKLLHDVTLAIKSAEAGGKDTTELLKQHQELLRGIARLDSKQFLKNFTDESER; this is encoded by the coding sequence ATGAGTCCAAAATATTCAGAGACAATCATCGAGCAAGTACGCAACGCCAACGACATTGTGGATGTCATTTCACAATATTTGACTCTTAAAAAATCGGGGAAGCGATTCGTGGGACTGTGTCCTTTTCATCAAGACTCTGCGCCATCGTTTTCTGTGGATCCCGAGAAGCAGCTTTTCCATTGCTTTGGCTGCAAAAGAGGCGGCAGTGTTTTCAATTTTATCATGGAAATCGAGAAACTCACCTTCCCTCAGTCAGTGAAATTTTTGGCCGAAAAAGCGGGCATCAGTCTCAATGATTCGCCGCAGAACTTGCAGCTTGAAAAAGAAAAGGAAGCGCTGTACTTTGTCAACCGCTGGGCGGCAAACTTTTTCTACCAGAATTTGTTCTCCGAAGCCGGCAAAGCAGGATTGGATTACATTCAGAGCAGAGGAATTTCGCCGGAAATGATCAAAAAATTTGGGTTAGGCTACGCTCTTCCGCAATGGGACGGACTGATCAAAAAGGCGCAAAAAGATCAAGTATCGCTGGAATCGCTGCACAAAGCCGGACTAATCATCAAAAAAGACAATGGCGGCTATTACGACCGCTTTCGAGGCAGATTTGTCATCCCCATCCTCAATCTCAACAAAAAAGTGCTCGGTTTTGGCGGACGAATCATCAACGACGATCCTCAACAACCCAAATATATCAATTCTCCGGAAACGCCGATTTACCGGAAAGGGTATGTTTTATTCGGGCTGCTTCAGAGCCGGCCTGAAATTCAGAAACTCGACCAGGTGATTTTTGTGGAAGGCTACACTGATCTCATCAGCCTTTTCCAGCATGGCATTCAAAATGTGGTTGCGACTTCCGGCACGGCACTGACTTCCCACCAGGCGAAACTTATCAAACGCTACACGCAAAATGTCGTCATGCTGTTCGACGCGGACTCCGCCGGTTCCGCCGCAGCGATTCGCGGCGCCGAGCTTTTTCTGGACGAGGACATCGACGTCTCCATTGTCACGCTACCCCCGGGACTCGACCCGGACAATTTCATTCAAACTCAGGGCGCCGATCAGTTCCACAATTTGATTCACCAGGCGATGTCTTTGACGCAATTCAAGATAAATTTACTCACCAAACAGTACGACCGCGAAACAAATCAGGGCATGTCCCATATCATCACAGAGCTGTTGAGCTCGGTGGCGCGTATCAAAGACCCGGTTAAGCAGAATCTGACCATCAAAGAGATCGCCGAATATTTTGCCTTGGAAGAACGGGCGCTATTTCAAAAACTGGAAATGATGAAGAGAGGTCGCACAACCTATCGCCCAACGGAAGTCACGCCGCTTGAAAAAAAACCAGAGCAACAGCCCCAGCAAAAATCCAGATACGAGCTTGCCGAAAAGAACCTGCTGCGGCTTGCGTTTTCGGACATCAACTGGATGCGGACCATTTTCGACCATCTCAGCCTCGACGATATTAGCGATCCTTTGCATCGGGATTTTTTTTCTCGTTTGATCGACATTTACAATAGCTATGAATTTGTGGAAACCAACGACATCGCAGCACTCATCGCCGACGCCAAATTAGCGCCGTTGATCTCAGAATTTTTGAATGAGCCATTGCCGCCGAATACGGATCAGAAAAAATTGATCGTCGATTGTGTAGCGATGTTAAGAAGGAAAAGCTACGAAAAACTTTTGCACGACGTTACATTAGCGATAAAATCGGCCGAAGCAGGCGGCAAAGACACAACAGAATTGCTCAAGCAGCATCAGGAATTGCTCAGAGGAATCGCGCGTCTCGATTCCAAACAATTTCTCAAGAATTTTACCGACGAAAGTGAGCGGTAA
- a CDS encoding insulinase family protein, whose amino-acid sequence MNKKIFKIIGLLLVFMLGLSVLSFAQKSPKSKFTFPTLKKINMPKVEQVTLKNGMKLFLVEDHDYPTIDMRAMFRAGSVYEPADKIGLASITGDVLRTGGTKHLSGDEIDKKLETMAASIETGIGTTSGYASVSMLKENLPEVLNLFADILMNPIFADEKIDLEKVQARSAIARRNDNIHSITGREFNKLIYGADSPYARRPEYATIDAIQRQDIVNYYKKFFAPNNMIMAVWGDFKTKDMVKKIAAAFADWKKRDLNIPPIPKVDYKFRYALNYIEKTDVNQTSIMLGYIGGLMNNPDLPALNVMNKILSFDRMFKNIRTDKGLAYSVWGNYGSNYNYPGVFTAGAQTKSESTVQAIELMLQEMKRMMAEMVSEEELQRAKDQYLNSFVFNFDSKAKIINRMLTYAFYGYPLDFADQIKQGVEKVTREDVFRVAKKYLKPDQVQILVVGNQADFDKPLSTLGKVNVIDISIPEPKMETPEATAETLEKGKNFFRKAIDAMGGMAKISGLKNYVSSVNLTQVVGPNEMSFDAKMISEYPDKFKMIMKTPQGEMQIIVNGEKAIMKSPMGSRPFPENQRKSLMANSARDPLVIAKYLDDYQIQFIGKEKFNEKDAVDLLFTKGDNVFHLYFDPNTLLILGSSYQETLPTGPATVDEFVDDFREVNGVKIPFHTVGKANGKKQSEVTIKDFQFNAPLEATTFNVEK is encoded by the coding sequence ATGAATAAGAAAATTTTTAAAATAATAGGTTTGCTGCTCGTTTTTATGCTGGGGCTCTCTGTTTTGTCCTTTGCCCAAAAAAGCCCAAAATCGAAGTTTACCTTTCCGACATTGAAAAAAATCAACATGCCGAAAGTCGAGCAAGTAACGCTGAAAAATGGCATGAAATTATTTTTAGTGGAAGACCACGACTATCCGACCATTGACATGCGCGCCATGTTTCGCGCTGGCTCTGTTTACGAACCCGCCGACAAAATCGGGCTGGCGTCGATCACAGGCGATGTATTGCGCACTGGTGGCACGAAGCATCTCTCCGGCGATGAAATTGACAAAAAATTAGAAACCATGGCGGCGTCGATCGAGACGGGAATCGGGACCACTTCCGGGTACGCTTCTGTTTCCATGCTCAAAGAAAATTTGCCGGAAGTGCTCAATCTTTTCGCCGACATTTTGATGAATCCGATTTTTGCCGACGAAAAAATCGATCTGGAAAAAGTTCAGGCGCGATCTGCCATTGCCCGCCGCAACGACAATATTCACAGCATCACTGGCAGAGAATTTAACAAATTGATTTACGGGGCGGACAGTCCGTATGCCCGCCGTCCGGAATACGCCACTATCGACGCGATTCAGAGACAGGATATTGTCAATTACTACAAGAAATTTTTCGCGCCAAATAATATGATCATGGCAGTCTGGGGCGATTTCAAAACCAAAGACATGGTGAAAAAAATAGCGGCGGCGTTCGCCGATTGGAAGAAGCGGGACTTGAATATTCCGCCCATTCCCAAGGTCGATTACAAATTTCGCTACGCACTGAATTACATCGAAAAGACGGATGTCAATCAAACGAGTATCATGCTCGGCTACATCGGCGGTCTGATGAACAATCCGGATTTGCCCGCTTTGAATGTGATGAATAAAATTTTGTCCTTCGATCGCATGTTCAAAAATATTCGTACGGACAAAGGACTGGCGTACAGCGTGTGGGGAAATTACGGCAGCAATTATAATTATCCCGGAGTTTTCACTGCCGGCGCCCAGACAAAATCCGAATCCACAGTTCAAGCCATTGAGTTGATGTTGCAGGAAATGAAACGCATGATGGCGGAAATGGTCAGCGAAGAAGAATTGCAGCGCGCAAAAGACCAGTATTTGAATTCTTTTGTTTTCAATTTTGACAGCAAAGCGAAAATCATCAATCGAATGCTGACCTATGCCTTTTACGGCTATCCGCTTGATTTTGCTGATCAAATTAAGCAAGGCGTGGAAAAAGTGACGCGCGAGGACGTTTTTCGTGTCGCCAAAAAATATTTAAAACCGGATCAGGTGCAAATATTGGTCGTTGGCAATCAGGCGGATTTCGATAAGCCGCTTTCCACGCTGGGCAAGGTTAATGTGATCGATATTTCTATTCCCGAGCCGAAAATGGAAACGCCGGAAGCCACGGCTGAAACTCTCGAAAAAGGAAAAAATTTCTTCCGGAAAGCGATCGACGCCATGGGCGGCATGGCAAAAATTAGCGGGCTGAAAAATTACGTTTCCTCAGTGAACTTGACTCAGGTCGTCGGCCCCAATGAGATGAGTTTTGACGCGAAAATGATCAGCGAATATCCGGATAAATTTAAGATGATTATGAAAACGCCGCAGGGAGAAATGCAAATTATTGTGAATGGCGAAAAGGCGATTATGAAAAGTCCGATGGGGTCCAGGCCTTTCCCGGAAAATCAAAGAAAATCCCTCATGGCAAATTCGGCGCGCGATCCGCTTGTCATTGCCAAATATCTTGATGACTATCAGATTCAATTTATCGGAAAAGAAAAATTTAACGAAAAAGACGCTGTCGATTTGCTGTTCACCAAAGGGGACAATGTTTTCCACCTCTATTTTGATCCTAATACGTTATTAATACTGGGAAGCTCATATCAGGAAACACTGCCGACAGGCCCGGCGACGGTGGATGAATTTGTCGATGACTTTCGTGAAGTGAATGGCGTCAAGATTCCCTTTCACACCGTGGGCAAGGCAAACGGGAAGAAGCAATCGGAAGTGACCATTAAAGATTTTCAGTTTAATGCGCCATTGGAAGCCACGACGTTTAATGTCGAAAAATAG
- a CDS encoding insulinase family protein, which produces MMKQKSLFALLIIIALSLCLLSSSTLAQNFDAMKKKVSEYTLDNGMKFIVMERHDAPVVSFHVYANVGSANEVNGITGISHLLEHMAFKGTKIIGTKDYNAEKKIFGQMDKLYDEIIRVKYGLNPDSVKLAALNTKFESLQNEAKQYVVNNELFDLFMQQGDAGINAYTSNDATQYINSLPSNRLEFWMSVTSDRFLNPVFREFYKEKNVVMEERRLSLETQPTGRLMEDFLAVAFKAHPYHHSVVGYMSDLKKITRQDVANYFHEYYQAGNLTVGIVGDVKAKEVFKLAKIYFGRLPRGPEPRPVRTVEPEQWGERIAKVSAQSQPILLVGYHRPAETDPDDAALSALANIIGQGRSSRLWESLVKDKKIAIQTGTFNGFPGTKFPNLIAFVAVPSKNHTSDECLDLIEKEIEGIKTEPVTAEELTKFKQSTKKSVIDGMKANASIASTLTYFEVVHGDWQKAFEQIAAIEKVTAEDIMRVAKKYLVTKNRTIGEIVPENEAE; this is translated from the coding sequence ATGATGAAACAAAAAAGCTTGTTTGCGCTGCTGATTATTATTGCTCTGTCTTTGTGTCTGTTGTCTTCATCGACGCTGGCACAAAATTTTGACGCCATGAAGAAAAAAGTGTCAGAGTACACATTGGACAATGGCATGAAATTTATCGTCATGGAACGGCACGACGCGCCGGTCGTTTCGTTTCACGTTTACGCGAATGTGGGTTCAGCCAACGAAGTGAATGGCATTACCGGCATTTCTCACTTGCTGGAACACATGGCGTTCAAAGGAACGAAAATCATCGGAACTAAAGACTACAATGCCGAAAAGAAAATTTTTGGCCAAATGGACAAACTTTACGATGAAATTATTCGCGTAAAATATGGTCTGAATCCCGATAGCGTCAAGTTGGCGGCGCTGAATACAAAATTTGAGTCTTTGCAAAATGAGGCAAAACAATACGTCGTCAATAATGAGCTGTTCGATTTATTCATGCAGCAAGGCGATGCGGGAATCAATGCCTACACGAGCAATGACGCCACGCAGTATATTAACAGTTTGCCTTCCAATCGTTTGGAATTCTGGATGTCGGTGACGTCCGATCGTTTTCTGAATCCCGTTTTCCGTGAATTTTACAAAGAAAAAAATGTCGTCATGGAAGAACGGCGGCTCAGTTTGGAGACCCAGCCCACGGGACGATTAATGGAAGATTTTCTGGCGGTAGCCTTCAAAGCTCATCCCTATCATCATTCCGTGGTCGGGTACATGTCTGATTTGAAGAAAATTACCCGGCAGGATGTCGCCAATTATTTTCATGAATACTACCAAGCGGGAAATTTGACTGTCGGCATCGTCGGCGATGTGAAAGCGAAAGAAGTTTTTAAATTAGCAAAAATTTATTTCGGAAGACTGCCGAGGGGACCGGAGCCGAGACCGGTGCGCACTGTTGAACCGGAACAGTGGGGCGAGAGAATTGCGAAAGTTTCCGCACAATCGCAGCCGATTCTGCTTGTCGGATATCATCGCCCGGCAGAGACTGACCCCGATGATGCCGCGTTGTCCGCTTTGGCAAACATTATCGGACAGGGTCGCTCTTCCCGGCTGTGGGAATCTTTGGTAAAAGACAAAAAAATTGCCATCCAGACAGGAACATTCAACGGCTTTCCCGGAACGAAATTTCCTAATCTCATTGCTTTCGTTGCAGTGCCATCGAAAAATCACACTTCTGATGAGTGCCTGGATTTGATCGAAAAAGAGATCGAGGGCATCAAGACCGAGCCTGTGACAGCGGAAGAATTGACAAAATTCAAACAATCCACGAAAAAAAGCGTGATTGACGGCATGAAAGCGAACGCCAGCATTGCTTCCACGCTGACCTATTTCGAGGTCGTGCACGGGGATTGGCAGAAGGCATTTGAGCAAATTGCCGCCATCGAAAAAGTGACCGCTGAAGATATCATGCGTGTTGCCAAAAAATATCTGGTTACGAAAAACCGTACCATCGGGGAGATCGTTCCTGAAAATGAAGCTGAATGA